A DNA window from Littorina saxatilis isolate snail1 unplaced genomic scaffold, US_GU_Lsax_2.0 scaffold_3520, whole genome shotgun sequence contains the following coding sequences:
- the LOC138957360 gene encoding glycoprotein-N-acetylgalactosamine 3-beta-galactosyltransferase 1-like, which translates to MMQPHPHFARRNNSLDDLTLSVDASLARTLSHKSRVMCWIPSVEKWLKDRVKAVNGTWVPRCDGHVFFIKTNKTQHSDVISFDDVKDGRNALTEKTVAALIYLYRYELGKYDWFLKGDDDTYIVMENLRFLLAQYNSSQPVYLGHLFKKLVKQGYMSGGASYVLSREALRKLNEEGFQKNKCRVKGNDEDVDIGRCLEAVGVFPHNSIDKYGRSAFHPGPAETHIAHDAVNPWLVEYNRFKGAGGRNCCSELTVSFHHVKAAEILVMDHLLYRTSVYGRVPDFSRLQGLFEPKMIPPPS; encoded by the exons TGTCAGTCGACGCCTCGCTGGCCAGGACGTTAAGTCACAAATCACGTGTCATGTGCTGGATCCCTTCCGTTGAAAAATGGCTGAAAGACAGGGTGAAGGCCGTCAACGGAACTTGGGTCCCGCGCTGCGATGGTCACGTGTTTTTcatcaaaaccaacaaaacGCAACACAGTGACGTCATCAGCTTCGATGACGTCAAGGACGGACGGAATGCTTTGACGGAAAAAACCGTGGCGGCCTTGATCTATTTATATCGCTACGAACTTGGTAAATACGACTGGTTTTTGAAAGGTGACGACGACACTTATATCGTGATGGAAAACTTACGGTTTCTTCTCGCTCAGTATAACTCCAGTCAACCCGTATACCTGGGTCATCTCTTCAAAAAATTGGTCAAGCAGGGCTACATGTCCGGGGGAGCGTCCTATGTGCTCAGTCGTGAAGCCCTGAGGAAACTTAACGAGGAAGGATTTCAGAAG aACAAGTGTCGAGTGAAAGGCAACGACGAGGATGTGGACATAGGCAGGTGTCTGGAGGCAGTGGGCGTGTTCCCTCACAACTCTATCGATAAGTACGGGCGTTCAGCGTTCCACCCAGGACCAGCCGAGACGCACATAGCACATGATGCGGTGAACCCTTGGCTTGTAGAATACAATCGTTTTAAAGGAGCGGGG GGCAGGAACTGTTGCAGCGAGTTGACTGTCAGCTTCCACCACGTCAAGGCGGCCGAGATCCTCGTCATGGACCATCTGCTCTACAGAACCTCGGTGTACGGGCGTGTTCCGGACTTTTCAAGGCTACAGGGACTTTTTGAGCCTAAAATGATCCCCCCTCCATCTTGA